A single window of Papio anubis isolate 15944 chromosome 8, Panubis1.0, whole genome shotgun sequence DNA harbors:
- the MOS gene encoding proto-oncogene serine/threonine-protein kinase mos: protein MPSPLALRPYLPSEFSPSVDARPCSSPSELPAKLLLGATPPRAPRLPRRLAWCSIDWEQVCLLQRLGAGGFGSVYKATYHGVPVAIKQVNKCTKNRLASRRSFWAELNVARLRHDNIVRVVAASTRTPAGSNSLGTIIMEFGGNVTLHQVIYGAAGHPEGDAGEPHCSTGGPLTLGKCLKYSLDVVNGLLFLHSQSIVHLDLKPANILISEQDVCKISDFGCSEKLEDLLCFQTPLYPLGGTYTHRAPELLKGEGVTPKADIYSFAITLWQMTTKQAPYSGERQHILYAVVAYDLRPSLSAAVFQDSLPGQRLGDVIRRCWRPSAAQRPSARLLLVDLTSLKAEFG from the coding sequence ATGCCCTCGCCCCTGGCCCTACGCCCCTACCTCCCCAGCGAGTTTTCCCCGTCGGTGGACGCCCGGCCCTGCAGCAGTCCCTCAGAGCTCCCTGCGAAGCTGCTTCTGGGGGCCACTCCTCCTCGGGCCCCGCGGCTGCCGCGCCGGCTGGCTTGGTGCTCCATTGACTGGGAGCAGGTGTGCTTGCTGCAGAGGCTGGGAGCCGGAGGGTTTGGCTCGGTGTACAAGGCGACTTACCACGGTGTTCCTGTGGCCATAAAGCAAGTGAACAAGTGCACTAAGAACCGACTAGCATCTCGGCGGAGTTTCTGGGCTGAGCTCAACGTAGCAAGGCTGCGCCACGATAACATCGTGCGCGTGGTGGCTGCCAGCACGCGCACGCCCGCGGGGTCCAACAGCCTAGGGACCATCATCATGGAGTTCGGTGGCAACGTCACTTTACACCAAGTCATCTACGGCGCCGCCGGCCACCCTGAGGGGGACGCGGGGGAGCCTCACTGCAGCACTGGAGGACCGTTAACTTTGGGAAAGTGTCTCAAGTACTCCCTAGATGTTGTGAACGGCCTGCTCTTCCTCCACTCGCAAAGCATTGTGCACTTGGACCTGAAGCCCGCGAACATCTTGATCAGTGAGCAGGATGTCTGTAAAATTAGTGACTTCGGTTGCTCTGAGAAGTTGGAAGATCTGCTGTGCTTCCAGACACCCCTTTACCCCCTAGGAGGCACATACACCCACCGCGCCCCGGAACTCCTGAAAGGAGAGGGAGTGACGCCCAAAGCCGACATTTATTCCTTTGCCATCACTCTCTGGCAAATGACTACCAAGCAGGCGCCCTATTCAGGGGAGCGGCAGCACATACTGTACGCAGTGGTGGCCTACGACCTGCGCCCGTCCCTCTCCGCTGCGGTCTTCCAGGACTCGCTCCCCGGGCAGCGCCTTGGGGACGTCATCCGGCGCTGCTGGAGACCCAGCGCGGCGCAGAGGCCGAGCGCGCGGCTGCTTTTGGTGGATCTCACCTCTTTGAAAGCTGAATTCGGCTGA